Proteins from a genomic interval of Treponema succinifaciens DSM 2489:
- the flgC gene encoding flagellar basal body rod protein FlgC → MGLFTSINIAATGMSVERLRTDVISNNIANATTTRTQEGGAYRKQSVIVEPIASSNPQWRFPFVDSELDNGPGKGVRVREIIKDSEQGRMVYDPSHPDAIQSGPNKGYVEYPNVNIVNEMVNMISANRAYEANSSVIQGSKEMFASALEIASR, encoded by the coding sequence ATGGGATTATTTACAAGCATAAACATAGCGGCAACAGGAATGAGCGTGGAGCGTCTGCGCACTGATGTCATTTCAAACAATATTGCGAATGCAACAACAACTCGTACTCAGGAAGGCGGAGCTTACCGCAAGCAGAGCGTGATTGTTGAGCCTATTGCTTCTTCAAATCCTCAGTGGAGATTTCCTTTTGTGGATTCAGAATTGGACAACGGACCTGGAAAAGGTGTTCGTGTGCGTGAAATCATAAAAGACAGCGAGCAGGGCAGAATGGTTTACGACCCGAGCCACCCGGATGCGATTCAGTCTGGACCGAACAAAGGCTACGTTGAATATCCTAACGTGAATATTGTAAATGAAATGGTTAACATGATAAGCGCGAACCGTGCTTATGAGGCCAACAGTTCTGTTATTCAAGGCAGCAAGGAAATGTTTGCCTCTGCTTTGGAAATCGCAAGCCGCTAG
- the fliE gene encoding flagellar hook-basal body complex protein FliE, with amino-acid sequence MNLSFGSMELNRSNASHLGTSAIGNVSKALNGKENASVNGAEKKESFRTYLLEAVNEMNSQQLNVSALQEKVITDPDSVDIHDVTTAMAKAQMSLDLAQNVIDRLVKGWNELSQNR; translated from the coding sequence ATGAATCTTTCTTTTGGCTCTATGGAGCTTAACAGGTCAAATGCGTCTCACCTTGGTACTTCAGCCATTGGAAACGTCAGCAAGGCTTTAAACGGAAAAGAAAACGCTTCTGTTAACGGAGCTGAAAAGAAAGAGTCGTTTAGAACTTACCTTCTTGAAGCTGTAAACGAAATGAACAGCCAGCAGCTCAATGTTTCTGCCCTTCAGGAAAAAGTCATAACAGATCCGGACAGCGTGGACATTCATGATGTTACAACTGCCATGGCAAAAGCCCAGATGTCGCTGGATCTTGCGCAGAATGTAATCGACCGTCTTGTAAAAGGCTGGAATGAGCTTTCTCAGAACAGATAG
- the flgB gene encoding flagellar basal body rod protein FlgB, protein MNSFSNSVDLLHRALDVESLRYQVTANNIANSEVANFKRQSVNFESELKKAFVSRDNEHSSFRMATNDARHIQSEVPRDWRDVEPRRVSDYTTSSKANGNNVDAEQEAMNVVQIQMQYRLLTQLMNFEFSQVKTAMKSI, encoded by the coding sequence ATGAACAGTTTTTCAAATTCTGTAGATTTGCTTCACCGTGCTCTTGATGTTGAAAGCCTCCGCTATCAGGTTACTGCAAACAATATTGCAAACAGCGAAGTTGCGAATTTCAAAAGACAGTCCGTAAATTTTGAAAGCGAGCTGAAAAAAGCCTTCGTTAGTCGTGACAACGAGCACAGCTCTTTCCGCATGGCGACAAATGACGCGCGCCATATTCAGAGCGAAGTTCCGCGCGACTGGCGTGATGTTGAGCCTAGACGTGTTTCTGACTACACGACTTCTTCAAAAGCTAACGGAAACAATGTTGATGCCGAACAGGAAGCAATGAATGTTGTTCAGATTCAGATGCAGTACCGCCTTTTGACCCAGCTTATGAATTTTGAGTTTTCACAGGTCAAGACGGCTATGAAGTCAATATAG
- the fliF gene encoding flagellar basal-body MS-ring/collar protein FliF: MNEWFKKNLETIKEKWAKWTTLQKAIVAAIIVVAIAVIVLMASMSSRPSTVRLFNGPVNDEKERELILSRLDQDNVKAYVSSDNYISVENSDIAKKYRSRLIAEGYAPSSLDAYSLFDVTRWSRTDFDDKVNWQRATETALKQQLESLDGIQRAEVNLVLPDEALFTENQNPTSASIVLYAKGNSDVLTDKRKIRGIQNLIKACVEGLRDENIVINDGASNVQINDFEGMAESDRISNIEKQRKLILKQETTYTGLVLKALKGTFSDDRVRVANIKIDMNMSERKTTSKEYTGITIRPDNPNTPYDDSEIVNSLTLSEETVNKSFTGTGYNPEGPAGVEGQNPPVYSDMSNVVGKSTEEGVKRNYALNEKNVSEITSPQIDRITVSVNIDGQWRKVYDENNRPILENGHLKREYIPITPEQLVNTTKLVQDAVGYNKSRGDSVTVTNIPFDRTEEQEKEDLAYIAQLNRNRTIMFSLIGIAIILIAFIAFRIISREIERRRRLAEEARIRQQEEERQRALLEAQQQGMEVTMSVEERKRAELQENAIAMAKEHPEDVAMLIRTWLMEE; this comes from the coding sequence ATGAACGAATGGTTCAAGAAAAATTTAGAAACCATTAAAGAAAAATGGGCGAAGTGGACAACTCTCCAAAAAGCTATTGTGGCTGCCATCATTGTGGTTGCTATAGCGGTGATTGTTCTTATGGCTTCTATGTCGTCTCGCCCTTCCACAGTGCGCCTTTTTAACGGTCCTGTAAATGATGAAAAGGAACGGGAGCTTATTCTTTCCCGCCTTGATCAGGACAATGTAAAGGCCTATGTTTCATCTGACAATTATATTTCTGTTGAAAACAGTGATATAGCAAAAAAATACAGAAGCCGTCTCATCGCTGAAGGCTATGCTCCGTCGAGTCTTGATGCCTACAGCCTTTTTGATGTAACCCGTTGGTCAAGAACAGACTTTGATGATAAGGTGAACTGGCAGCGCGCAACAGAAACGGCTTTAAAGCAGCAGCTTGAGTCTTTGGACGGAATTCAGCGCGCGGAAGTAAATCTTGTGCTTCCTGATGAGGCTTTGTTCACAGAAAATCAGAATCCTACATCCGCAAGCATTGTTTTGTACGCCAAAGGAAACAGCGATGTTCTTACAGATAAGCGCAAAATCCGCGGAATCCAAAATCTCATAAAAGCCTGTGTGGAAGGTTTGCGCGATGAAAATATCGTAATCAACGACGGCGCTTCAAATGTTCAGATAAATGACTTTGAAGGCATGGCGGAAAGCGACCGCATTTCAAATATAGAAAAACAGCGCAAGCTTATTCTTAAGCAGGAAACTACATATACAGGTTTGGTTCTAAAAGCATTGAAGGGAACTTTCTCTGATGACCGTGTAAGAGTTGCTAACATCAAGATTGACATGAATATGTCTGAGCGAAAAACAACTTCAAAGGAATACACTGGAATTACAATCCGTCCTGACAACCCGAACACTCCTTATGACGACTCTGAAATTGTAAACAGCCTTACATTGTCGGAAGAAACTGTAAACAAGTCGTTTACTGGAACCGGCTACAATCCTGAAGGTCCTGCTGGAGTTGAAGGCCAGAATCCTCCTGTTTACAGCGATATGTCAAATGTTGTGGGAAAATCCACAGAAGAAGGCGTAAAACGCAACTATGCGCTGAATGAAAAAAATGTTTCTGAAATTACAAGCCCGCAGATTGACCGCATTACAGTTTCTGTAAACATCGACGGCCAGTGGCGCAAGGTTTATGATGAAAACAATCGTCCTATTCTTGAAAACGGACATTTAAAGCGCGAGTACATTCCTATTACTCCAGAGCAGCTTGTAAATACGACAAAACTTGTTCAGGATGCTGTCGGCTATAACAAATCCAGAGGAGACAGCGTTACAGTTACGAATATTCCGTTTGACAGAACAGAAGAGCAGGAAAAGGAAGATCTTGCTTATATTGCGCAGCTTAACAGAAACCGCACAATTATGTTCAGCCTGATTGGAATTGCTATAATTCTTATTGCGTTCATTGCGTTCCGTATTATCAGCAGAGAAATTGAACGCCGCCGCCGTCTTGCGGAGGAAGCTAGAATTCGTCAGCAGGAAGAAGAAAGGCAGAGAGCGCTTCTTGAGGCCCAGCAGCAGGGAATGGAAGTTACAATGTCTGTTGAAGAGCGCAAGCGGGCAGAGCTTCAGGAAAATGCGATTGCAATGGCAAAAGAGCATCCGGAAGACGTTGCAATGCTTATCCGCACTTGGCTTATGGAGGAATAG
- the fliG gene encoding flagellar motor switch protein FliG gives MAEELVDGKKSKKKGGIKDYKNLTGRQKAAIFLVAIGSDVASDVMKHLREDEVETLTFEIARLDTIDADFKDQVLEEFQELMQAQNFITTGGIDFARELLEKSLGSQKAIDIINRLTSSLQVRPFDFIRRTDPAHLLNFVQQEYPQTISLILAYLEPQKAATILQNLPAEIQPEVSKRLATMDRTSPEVLREVERVLEKKLSTLSSEDYTAAGGVDSIVEILNLVDRSSEKAIIETLEEDDPELAEEIKKRMFVFEDIVMLDDRAIQKVLREVDTQELAKALKSVDTEVQDKIFRNMSKRAASMLKEDMEYMGPVRLKDVEESQQKIVSVIRRLEDSGEIVIARSSDDEMVV, from the coding sequence ATGGCAGAAGAACTTGTTGACGGCAAAAAAAGCAAGAAAAAAGGCGGAATCAAAGATTATAAGAATCTTACCGGCCGCCAAAAAGCCGCTATTTTCCTTGTTGCAATCGGAAGTGATGTAGCCTCTGATGTAATGAAGCACTTGCGCGAAGATGAAGTTGAAACTCTTACTTTTGAAATTGCGCGCCTTGATACAATTGACGCGGACTTTAAAGATCAGGTTCTTGAAGAATTTCAGGAACTTATGCAGGCGCAGAATTTTATTACAACTGGCGGTATTGACTTTGCCCGCGAGCTTCTTGAAAAATCCTTGGGAAGCCAAAAGGCGATTGATATTATCAACAGGCTTACAAGCTCTTTGCAGGTCCGCCCGTTTGATTTTATCCGACGAACAGATCCGGCTCATCTTTTGAACTTTGTTCAGCAGGAATATCCGCAGACAATTTCGCTTATTCTTGCGTACCTTGAGCCTCAGAAAGCCGCCACAATTCTTCAGAATCTTCCTGCGGAAATTCAGCCGGAAGTTTCAAAGCGTCTTGCCACAATGGACCGAACAAGCCCGGAAGTTCTGCGCGAAGTTGAGCGTGTTCTTGAAAAGAAACTTTCAACTCTTTCCAGCGAAGACTACACTGCTGCCGGTGGAGTTGATTCAATCGTTGAGATTCTTAACCTTGTTGACCGTTCTTCTGAAAAAGCAATTATTGAAACTCTTGAAGAAGACGATCCTGAGCTTGCGGAAGAAATCAAGAAGAGAATGTTTGTTTTCGAAGATATTGTTATGCTTGATGACCGCGCGATTCAGAAAGTTCTCCGTGAAGTTGATACACAGGAACTTGCAAAGGCTTTGAAATCAGTTGATACAGAAGTTCAGGACAAGATTTTCCGCAATATGTCAAAGCGTGCCGCTTCAATGCTTAAAGAAGACATGGAATACATGGGACCTGTCCGCTTGAAGGATGTTGAAGAAAGCCAGCAGAAGATTGTTAGTGTAATACGCCGTCTTGAAGATTCTGGTGAAATTGTTATTGCTCGTTCTAGCGATGATGAAATGGTAGTCTGA